A single Fodinibius saliphilus DNA region contains:
- a CDS encoding DUF3127 domain-containing protein — translation MDLQVKGKVTQILEAQSGEGKNGPWKKQDFILETQGKYGKKICITHWGDKIDQFNIQEGEELTVFIDIQSREYKGNWYTDVKAWKVERGEEGPSNQEAPFNDQEPTIDMSDMDHDVPF, via the coding sequence ATGGATTTACAGGTTAAGGGCAAAGTTACACAAATTCTTGAAGCACAATCGGGCGAAGGCAAAAACGGGCCGTGGAAGAAGCAAGATTTTATCCTTGAAACACAAGGCAAATATGGCAAAAAAATCTGTATCACCCATTGGGGAGACAAAATTGACCAGTTCAACATACAAGAAGGGGAAGAGCTTACGGTCTTCATTGATATCCAAAGCCGGGAATACAAAGGCAACTGGTACACCGATGTTAAAGCATGGAAAGTAGAGCGAGGAGAAGAGGGACCTTCCAATCAAGAGGCTCCTTTCAATGACCAAGAACCGACTATCGATATGTCAGATATGGACCACGATGTCCCTTTTTAA
- a CDS encoding pyridoxine 5'-phosphate synthase — MQLLVNVDHVATLRNARGEGYPDPVEAAEVCEQAGASGIVFHLRKDRRHIKTDDVHRLKKHVNGTLDFEMAATNEMIKISKAVAPDLITLVPESREELTTEGGLDMEVVYDDFKNRVFPAYIDTDIAISLFIDPNEEDIELAAELGSDAIELHTGTYANAETEEGKQKELDRLKAGAKQAHELGMKVNAGHGLNLDNLRPLVERVPHLHDISIGHALVSSALYHGLDETVQKFLHIMRTTKQTTT, encoded by the coding sequence ATGCAACTTTTGGTAAATGTTGATCATGTGGCCACACTGCGAAATGCACGCGGCGAAGGATATCCGGATCCGGTAGAAGCTGCAGAAGTATGCGAGCAGGCCGGTGCGTCGGGTATCGTTTTTCATCTTCGCAAAGATCGCCGTCACATTAAAACAGATGATGTACACAGGTTAAAGAAACATGTTAACGGTACGCTAGACTTTGAGATGGCAGCTACTAATGAAATGATCAAAATCAGCAAGGCTGTTGCCCCAGACCTAATCACTCTGGTGCCCGAAAGCCGCGAAGAGTTAACTACTGAAGGGGGGCTAGATATGGAAGTTGTCTATGATGATTTCAAGAACCGGGTTTTTCCAGCTTACATCGATACCGATATTGCCATAAGCCTTTTTATAGATCCCAATGAAGAAGATATTGAGCTGGCAGCCGAATTAGGTAGCGATGCCATTGAGTTGCACACGGGTACCTATGCCAACGCAGAAACGGAAGAAGGGAAACAAAAAGAACTCGATCGACTGAAAGCAGGAGCCAAACAAGCTCACGAATTGGGCATGAAGGTTAATGCCGGCCATGGACTCAACCTTGATAACCTGCGTCCCCTTGTTGAAAGGGTTCCTCACTTACACGATATCAGTATTGGTCATGCCCTGGTATCCTCAGCACTGTACCACGGACTGGACGAAACGGTCCAGAAGTTCTTGCATATCATGCGGACCACCAAACAAACTACCACCTAA
- the era gene encoding GTPase Era has protein sequence MENTPEHRSGYVAIIGKPNAGKSTLMNRMLGNKVSITTHKPQTTRHQILGIHSEDDLQIIFLDTPGVIDPSYELQKAMMKTVDRARRDADIILLIVDVTDYKVPGRIFKMFSSMKNKEIFLVINKIDKTSDQQCQVVAREIQEKFDFDDTLFVSALNGEGLEQLMDTIKENITSGPPFYPKDMLSEQPVRFFVAEMIREQLFLLYHQEIPYSSTINIVQYDERDDLDYISADIIVNRESQKGILIGKGGKAIKKLGKSAREVIQAFVDKKVYLDLHVKVREKWRENPSHVRHYGY, from the coding sequence ATGGAAAATACTCCTGAACACAGATCTGGCTACGTTGCTATTATTGGCAAACCCAATGCGGGTAAATCTACCCTGATGAATCGAATGCTGGGCAACAAGGTCTCGATCACAACGCACAAACCTCAGACCACCCGGCACCAAATCCTGGGCATACACTCCGAAGATGACCTACAAATTATTTTTCTGGATACGCCCGGGGTTATCGATCCCAGCTATGAGTTACAGAAGGCGATGATGAAAACAGTGGATCGGGCCCGACGCGATGCCGATATCATCTTGCTTATTGTAGATGTAACTGATTACAAGGTACCGGGACGAATTTTCAAAATGTTCTCTTCGATGAAAAACAAGGAAATTTTCCTGGTCATTAATAAGATCGACAAAACCTCAGATCAGCAGTGCCAGGTTGTAGCTAGAGAGATCCAGGAGAAGTTCGATTTTGATGATACGCTCTTTGTTTCTGCCCTCAATGGCGAGGGTTTAGAACAACTCATGGATACTATAAAAGAAAATATCACTTCGGGCCCGCCCTTCTATCCAAAAGATATGCTAAGCGAACAACCGGTGCGCTTTTTTGTAGCTGAGATGATTCGCGAACAGCTCTTTTTACTCTATCATCAGGAAATACCTTACTCTTCAACTATCAATATTGTACAATATGACGAGCGGGATGACCTGGACTATATAAGTGCAGATATTATTGTAAACCGAGAATCTCAAAAGGGCATCCTCATTGGGAAAGGTGGCAAAGCAATTAAAAAACTGGGGAAAAGTGCTCGGGAGGTCATACAGGCTTTTGTTGATAAAAAGGTATATCTCGACCTCCATGTTAAGGTGCGCGAAAAATGGCGCGAGAACCCCAGTCATGTTCGACATTACGGGTATTAG
- a CDS encoding sensor histidine kinase encodes MAKDVFEEFREKQLTKDVSQSVDQRIAKTLIKAIETTKEMVVVTDAPETIGEEKIVFVNSAFEKVTQYSKEEILGKSPTILQGPKTNQETIKDLVEKVSNGEHFEGETFNYKKDGSTYRVRWSIDPIRDDEGEITHFVSVQRDVTKEWEQQQKLKEIIDEREMLIKETHHRIKNNLATITGMLELQIIKSNSEDVQEVLSESMNRVQSIASIHEKLYKTEGLASIALNVYIEDLIEHLQNSMETINSSGPGKIGFDLEIEPISLNMRKAVPLGLIINELVSNAHKHAFEDNGGTVSIRCYEEDDHLFLKVTDNGKGIPDNMDIQENDSLGLKLIETLTQQIDAEYRLYSENGTHFEMNFKKDA; translated from the coding sequence ATGGCTAAAGATGTTTTCGAAGAATTCCGAGAAAAGCAATTAACTAAAGACGTTTCCCAATCTGTAGACCAAAGAATAGCCAAAACACTTATAAAAGCTATTGAAACAACCAAAGAGATGGTGGTGGTTACCGATGCGCCTGAAACAATAGGTGAAGAAAAAATTGTGTTCGTTAATAGTGCTTTTGAGAAAGTTACACAGTATTCTAAAGAAGAAATCCTGGGAAAATCTCCCACGATATTGCAAGGTCCCAAAACCAACCAAGAAACAATCAAAGATCTTGTAGAAAAGGTTAGTAATGGTGAGCATTTTGAAGGAGAAACCTTTAACTATAAAAAAGATGGATCAACGTACAGAGTCCGCTGGAGTATCGACCCTATCCGGGATGATGAGGGAGAGATTACTCACTTTGTCTCTGTTCAGAGAGATGTTACAAAAGAGTGGGAACAGCAACAAAAGTTAAAAGAGATTATTGATGAGCGTGAAATGCTTATCAAAGAGACCCACCATCGTATTAAAAACAATCTTGCTACTATTACCGGGATGTTGGAACTACAGATCATCAAGAGCAACTCAGAGGATGTTCAAGAGGTACTCTCTGAGAGCATGAATCGGGTGCAATCGATTGCGTCTATTCATGAAAAACTTTACAAAACCGAAGGTTTAGCCAGCATTGCGCTGAATGTCTATATTGAAGATCTTATCGAACATCTCCAAAATTCTATGGAGACTATCAACAGTTCCGGCCCGGGAAAAATAGGTTTTGACCTGGAGATCGAACCGATCTCTTTAAATATGAGAAAGGCCGTACCGCTGGGGCTTATCATAAACGAATTAGTTTCAAATGCACACAAACATGCTTTTGAAGACAATGGGGGAACCGTCTCAATTCGCTGTTATGAAGAAGACGACCATTTATTCCTCAAGGTCACGGATAATGGGAAAGGCATTCCCGACAATATGGATATCCAAGAAAATGACTCCCTGGGATTAAAACTTATTGAAACTTTAACTCAACAGATAGATGCTGAATACCGCCTGTATTCAGAAAATGGAACCCATTTTGAAATGAATTTTAAAAAAGATGCCTGA
- a CDS encoding M1 family metallopeptidase: protein MKKLYNLILYGLLTCFLIALILPATAQHSGVLATKADTLRGSITPQRAWWDVEFYDLHLTVQPEDSSITGYNNITYRVTDTPKRMQIDLQDPLKIDQIKQGNQALEYQRVPNGYAYMVDVPNGLKQDSLYTISVFYQGNPQAAKNAPWDGGFVWEQDSLNNPWIATANQGLGASIWWPNKDHQTAEPDSMSINITVPNEIKNVSNGRLRDITKHENGMTTWSWFVTNPINNYNVSVNAGNYVNFKDTYQGKKGTLDLSYWVLKPNLEKAKKQFEQVKPMMRCFEKWFGPYPFYEDSFKLVHTPHLGMEHQSAIAYGNGFQNGYNGTDLSGSGWGLKWDFIIIHEAGHEWWGNNVTTKDIADMWVHESFTSYSESIYTECQFGKKAAAEYTRGLRSRIQNKAPITGKYGINNEGSGDMYYKGHNMLHTIRQIVNNDTTWRHILRGIQKKFRHQTVRADQIERYIIEQSGKNLDDIFDQYLHYADIPTLKYHIKNGILYYRWEADVAHFDMPVEISINDSNSYTFIYPTSSRWKKTKLDFKKNDSFSVNNNYYVKKDSVATTPLPGR, encoded by the coding sequence ATGAAAAAACTCTATAACCTAATTCTGTATGGATTACTAACTTGTTTCCTCATTGCGCTCATCCTACCCGCCACTGCACAACATTCCGGCGTGCTTGCTACTAAAGCTGATACACTCCGTGGTTCTATCACCCCTCAACGCGCCTGGTGGGATGTAGAGTTTTATGATCTGCATCTTACTGTTCAACCTGAAGACTCTTCAATCACTGGCTATAATAACATTACATACCGCGTTACCGATACTCCCAAACGTATGCAGATTGATCTGCAAGATCCGTTGAAGATTGATCAAATAAAACAGGGAAACCAAGCTCTTGAGTATCAAAGGGTGCCAAATGGTTACGCTTATATGGTAGATGTACCCAATGGATTAAAACAGGATTCTCTTTATACTATCTCTGTATTTTACCAGGGAAACCCTCAAGCAGCAAAAAATGCCCCCTGGGATGGGGGATTTGTATGGGAACAGGATTCATTGAACAACCCATGGATTGCCACCGCCAACCAGGGATTAGGGGCCAGTATTTGGTGGCCCAACAAAGATCACCAAACAGCTGAACCCGATAGCATGAGCATTAATATTACGGTGCCGAATGAAATAAAAAATGTATCTAATGGTCGACTGCGTGACATTACTAAACACGAAAACGGAATGACCACCTGGAGCTGGTTTGTTACCAATCCCATTAACAACTACAACGTCTCTGTTAATGCCGGTAATTATGTTAATTTCAAAGATACCTACCAAGGCAAAAAAGGAACACTCGATCTCAGCTATTGGGTACTAAAACCGAACCTGGAAAAAGCTAAAAAGCAGTTTGAGCAGGTAAAACCAATGATGCGATGTTTTGAAAAATGGTTTGGCCCCTACCCCTTTTATGAAGACAGTTTTAAACTGGTGCACACCCCGCACCTGGGCATGGAACACCAAAGTGCTATTGCCTACGGCAATGGGTTCCAAAATGGATACAACGGAACCGATCTTTCCGGTTCTGGCTGGGGTCTCAAGTGGGACTTTATCATCATCCATGAGGCCGGACACGAATGGTGGGGCAATAATGTAACCACTAAAGATATTGCCGATATGTGGGTGCATGAATCGTTCACCAGCTATTCGGAATCCATTTATACCGAGTGCCAGTTCGGAAAAAAAGCTGCTGCAGAATATACGAGGGGATTACGTTCGAGAATTCAGAATAAAGCCCCAATCACGGGCAAATATGGTATTAACAATGAGGGTTCCGGAGATATGTATTACAAGGGACACAATATGCTCCATACCATTCGCCAAATCGTAAATAATGATACCACTTGGCGGCATATTCTGCGAGGCATTCAAAAAAAGTTTCGTCACCAAACAGTTAGGGCCGATCAAATTGAACGATACATTATCGAGCAGTCCGGAAAAAATCTAGATGATATTTTTGACCAGTACTTGCACTATGCGGATATCCCTACTTTAAAATACCATATCAAAAATGGTATACTGTATTATCGGTGGGAAGCTGATGTTGCTCATTTTGATATGCCTGTAGAAATATCCATTAATGATAGCAACTCATATACTTTTATTTATCCTACCTCGAGTCGGTGGAAAAAAACAAAGCTGGATTTCAAAAAAAATGATAGTTTTTCAGTAAATAATAACTATTATGTAAAAAAAGATTCCGTAGCTACTACTCCCTTACCTGGCAGATAA
- the metX gene encoding homoserine O-acetyltransferase MetX, with protein sequence MSTKNTITFEDPFITEKGEPIPQPSIAYKSWGNLNKAGDNVVVVCHALTGNADAEEWFSGLFGPGKTLDPAHQFIICPNVLGSCFGTTGPTSMNPETGTPYRANFPRITIRDMVRLQRQLLDALGITSIELLIGGSMGGMQVLEWLIMDERPQSAVLIGMGKAHRPWAIGISHTQRQAIFNDPNWDNGYYSEEQPPKKGLALARMIAMISYRSDTDYEHKFARLQEADSKEFEVESYLDYQGEKLVERFDAVSYVRLTQAMDSHDVARNRSSYVKVLGNIEIPVLVVGINSDMLYPVREQHELAQLLPKGRYRRIRSKHGHDAFLIEFDQLNNIIKPFLVETPTRIAHY encoded by the coding sequence ATGAGTACGAAAAACACAATAACATTTGAAGATCCTTTCATAACTGAAAAAGGGGAGCCTATACCCCAACCCTCCATTGCCTATAAAAGTTGGGGTAACCTTAACAAAGCAGGTGATAATGTGGTGGTTGTGTGCCATGCATTAACCGGTAATGCCGATGCCGAAGAATGGTTTAGTGGACTTTTTGGTCCCGGCAAAACACTGGATCCTGCGCATCAGTTTATCATCTGCCCCAATGTACTGGGCAGCTGCTTCGGTACCACCGGCCCAACCAGTATGAACCCTGAAACCGGCACGCCTTACAGAGCCAACTTTCCAAGAATCACAATTCGTGATATGGTACGCCTGCAGCGACAACTGCTTGATGCCCTTGGCATTACAAGTATTGAACTGCTTATCGGAGGATCTATGGGGGGCATGCAGGTACTGGAATGGCTAATTATGGATGAGCGTCCACAATCAGCGGTACTTATTGGAATGGGCAAAGCCCACCGCCCCTGGGCCATTGGCATCAGCCATACTCAGCGACAGGCTATTTTTAACGATCCCAACTGGGATAATGGTTATTATTCTGAAGAGCAACCTCCCAAAAAGGGACTGGCTCTCGCTCGGATGATTGCTATGATAAGCTACCGCAGTGATACCGATTACGAACATAAATTTGCACGTTTACAAGAGGCAGATTCCAAAGAATTTGAAGTAGAGTCGTACCTCGATTACCAGGGAGAAAAGCTGGTAGAACGTTTTGATGCCGTTTCCTATGTCCGCCTTACCCAGGCTATGGACAGTCACGATGTTGCTCGTAATCGCTCATCATACGTAAAAGTACTTGGCAACATTGAAATCCCTGTATTGGTAGTAGGTATCAACTCAGACATGCTATACCCAGTTCGAGAACAGCATGAACTTGCACAATTATTGCCCAAAGGACGATATCGAAGAATACGGTCGAAGCACGGGCATGACGCCTTCTTAATTGAATTCGACCAGCTCAACAACATTATCAAACCTTTTTTAGTAGAAACGCCAACAAGAATTGCACACTATTAA
- a CDS encoding amidohydrolase family protein: MRNYSAVVVTFICLISFSFSAFSQSPPKYIKGGQYFDVDTQQMVSNEGILVRGGRFYEIGDRPVPKNEGDYEVITLEDDEYILAGIVDVHAHFRMDAFGSEKENEIDEFKYNSLVYLANGVTSAFANGVYYPHMELAAKRLINSGKWAGPRIWASGPYFGSARPDWKDYSKEEIYEQVDHWVSLGVDGFKTKGGDPETVKHLVNRAHYHGLTVAGHLGSGYKGTTNAITAIDAGIDRVEHILGGFVLEPDQYAYPVWNKVDTTSADFKKTVHYYLDHNVYFDATINAPVYFTTLKEGFNYWKNEKGMFTPYVRNLLPPREEQKGSDLMDGLYKAMLRSTKAFYDAGGGDLITLGTDAPTHGYYLAGFGAHREMHAMVMAGIPERAVLKIASQNGANALGKGSLLGSIETGKLADLYVVKGNPLEDITNTRNVKLVMKSGEIYHPNKLLEQVKGNIGPESELEVEDWFKYPELMEEAGG, encoded by the coding sequence ATGCGCAATTATTCAGCAGTAGTTGTAACCTTTATCTGCTTGATCTCATTTTCATTTTCAGCTTTTTCACAGTCACCTCCCAAATATATTAAGGGTGGTCAATATTTTGATGTTGATACCCAACAGATGGTATCCAATGAGGGGATATTAGTTCGTGGCGGTCGGTTTTATGAGATAGGTGATAGACCCGTCCCAAAGAATGAGGGTGATTATGAGGTGATTACGCTTGAAGATGATGAATATATTTTAGCGGGTATTGTAGATGTTCATGCTCACTTTCGAATGGATGCCTTCGGGTCGGAAAAGGAAAATGAAATAGATGAGTTTAAATATAATTCACTCGTCTATTTGGCAAATGGGGTTACTTCTGCCTTTGCCAATGGGGTCTACTATCCCCATATGGAGTTGGCAGCTAAAAGGTTGATCAACAGTGGTAAGTGGGCAGGACCGCGTATTTGGGCGTCAGGTCCGTATTTTGGCAGTGCTCGACCCGATTGGAAGGATTATTCCAAAGAAGAGATATATGAACAGGTTGATCACTGGGTAAGCTTAGGCGTAGATGGTTTTAAGACCAAAGGTGGAGATCCGGAAACGGTTAAGCATTTGGTAAACAGGGCACATTATCATGGGTTGACTGTTGCCGGTCATCTTGGATCAGGATATAAAGGCACGACGAATGCGATAACGGCAATTGATGCCGGTATCGATCGCGTAGAACATATTCTCGGTGGATTTGTACTGGAGCCTGATCAATATGCTTATCCTGTTTGGAATAAAGTGGATACAACTTCGGCAGACTTTAAGAAAACAGTGCATTATTACCTTGATCACAACGTTTATTTTGATGCGACGATTAATGCGCCTGTCTATTTTACAACTCTTAAAGAAGGATTTAATTACTGGAAAAATGAAAAGGGAATGTTTACTCCCTACGTACGCAACCTTTTACCGCCTCGGGAGGAACAGAAAGGGAGTGATCTTATGGATGGATTGTACAAGGCAATGCTACGGTCCACGAAAGCATTTTATGATGCTGGGGGAGGAGACCTGATTACCCTCGGTACTGATGCACCTACTCATGGATATTATTTGGCAGGATTCGGGGCTCATCGCGAGATGCATGCCATGGTGATGGCCGGAATTCCTGAAAGAGCGGTGCTTAAAATTGCTTCTCAAAACGGAGCCAATGCTCTTGGGAAAGGAAGTTTGCTGGGATCTATAGAAACTGGAAAACTGGCTGATCTTTATGTAGTGAAAGGAAATCCCTTGGAAGATATTACCAATACTCGGAATGTAAAGCTGGTCATGAAGTCAGGGGAGATTTATCATCCCAATAAGCTACTTGAGCAAGTAAAAGGAAATATTGGTCCTGAAAGTGAGTTAGAGGTCGAGGACTGGTTTAAGTACCCTGAACTGATGGAGGAGGCAGGGGGTTAG
- a CDS encoding NlpC/P60 family protein, which yields MMIRLQLGAIILLIGLLAGGCGVVPRSANPPVQTISKDTTSSPKPVSSTSSTEIEKEEETSSDSSPPSAMEVSSLNEAKSSLMKAYREWKGTPYRIGGESSKGVDCSRFVEIVFEDYMGIDLPNNTRTQLNEGKGIRRAGIRTGDLVFFKTGRKTLHVGVAVNRGEFLHASTSNGVMISKLGNSYWRERFLAARRIL from the coding sequence ATGATGATACGATTACAATTAGGGGCAATAATTTTGTTGATAGGTCTGCTAGCAGGAGGTTGTGGCGTTGTGCCTCGTTCAGCAAACCCACCTGTGCAAACAATAAGTAAAGATACAACATCTTCTCCGAAGCCGGTTTCTTCAACATCATCTACAGAAATAGAAAAGGAGGAGGAAACATCTTCTGATTCATCCCCGCCATCTGCAATGGAAGTGTCGTCGCTTAATGAAGCAAAATCATCATTGATGAAAGCCTACCGCGAATGGAAAGGCACACCCTATCGAATTGGCGGGGAATCCAGTAAGGGTGTTGATTGTTCAAGGTTTGTAGAAATTGTGTTTGAAGACTACATGGGAATAGACCTTCCTAACAATACGAGAACCCAACTTAATGAAGGAAAAGGTATTAGAAGGGCAGGTATTCGAACAGGAGACCTGGTGTTTTTTAAAACGGGGCGAAAAACACTACATGTGGGAGTGGCTGTTAACAGGGGCGAATTTTTACATGCTTCAACTTCCAACGGTGTTATGATTAGCAAGTTGGGGAACAGTTATTGGCGCGAACGTTTTTTAGCAGCACGCCGTATTTTATAA
- a CDS encoding O-acetylhomoserine aminocarboxypropyltransferase/cysteine synthase family protein: protein MSTNGKERDLKFETLQLHAGQEPDPTTGSRAVPIYQTTSYNFDDTEHAASLFALEEFGNIYTRIMNPTSDVFEKRIAALEGGAAAVATASGQSAQFMAITTLAQAGDNIVSTSFLYGGTYNQFKVTLPRLGIDVNFVEDDSLESYEAAIDENTKGIYVESIGNPRGNVPDFKGLSKIAKKHGIPLIVDNTFGAAGSICQPIKHGANVVTESATKWIGGHGTSIGGVIVDAGNFNWGNGNFPVFTEPAPGYHGLNFWETFGPDGPFGNIAFAIRARVESLRDFGSAQSPFNSFLFLQGLETLSLRTERHCENALELAKWLKKQDAVDWVNYTGLEEHPYHERAQKYLQDDKFGAVLTFGVEGGFESARTFIENVEVASHLANVGDAKTLVIHPASTTHQQLSEEEQASSGVEPDLIRVSVGIEHIDDIKEDFEIAFKQIKQPV, encoded by the coding sequence ATGAGTACAAACGGAAAAGAACGAGACCTAAAATTTGAAACACTGCAACTACATGCGGGACAGGAACCTGATCCCACTACCGGATCACGTGCAGTACCCATTTATCAAACAACATCCTACAATTTTGATGACACCGAGCATGCAGCCAGTCTCTTTGCTCTTGAAGAGTTTGGCAATATCTATACCCGCATCATGAACCCCACCAGCGATGTGTTTGAAAAACGTATCGCTGCCCTCGAAGGCGGTGCTGCCGCTGTTGCTACAGCATCAGGCCAATCGGCACAGTTTATGGCCATTACCACCCTGGCGCAGGCCGGAGATAATATCGTCTCAACAAGCTTTTTGTACGGCGGTACGTATAACCAATTTAAAGTAACACTCCCCCGCCTGGGTATCGATGTTAACTTTGTTGAAGATGATAGCCTAGAGAGCTACGAAGCGGCTATTGACGAAAATACCAAGGGTATATATGTAGAATCGATCGGAAATCCGCGTGGTAATGTGCCGGACTTTAAAGGACTTTCCAAGATTGCTAAAAAGCATGGTATCCCCTTGATTGTCGATAATACTTTTGGGGCTGCAGGCTCAATCTGTCAACCGATTAAGCATGGAGCCAATGTAGTTACTGAATCAGCTACTAAATGGATTGGTGGCCATGGTACCAGTATCGGTGGCGTTATTGTCGATGCCGGCAACTTCAATTGGGGTAATGGTAATTTCCCGGTTTTTACCGAACCTGCTCCCGGTTATCACGGACTAAATTTCTGGGAAACATTTGGACCAGACGGACCATTCGGCAATATCGCTTTTGCCATTCGTGCTCGTGTTGAATCTTTACGTGACTTCGGTTCAGCCCAGTCACCATTCAATAGTTTCTTGTTCTTACAGGGCTTAGAAACACTATCACTGCGTACCGAACGCCACTGCGAGAATGCACTTGAGCTGGCAAAATGGCTTAAGAAACAGGATGCTGTAGACTGGGTAAACTATACCGGCCTAGAAGAACATCCCTACCATGAAAGAGCCCAGAAGTACTTGCAAGACGACAAGTTTGGTGCCGTACTAACATTTGGGGTAGAAGGCGGATTTGAATCAGCCCGAACCTTCATCGAAAATGTAGAAGTAGCCAGCCATCTTGCAAATGTGGGAGATGCTAAAACCCTTGTTATCCATCCTGCATCAACAACCCACCAGCAACTTAGCGAAGAAGAACAAGCTTCCAGCGGCGTAGAACCAGATCTTATCCGCGTCTCTGTAGGCATTGAGCATATTGACGATATAAAAGAAGATTTCGAAATCGCATTTAAACAGATAAAACAACCTGTATAA